In Maniola jurtina chromosome 19, ilManJurt1.1, whole genome shotgun sequence, the genomic stretch TATTTACTTATaaactacataatttttaaatatgatacCTGCCTTTATAATAAAGTCCAGATTACTTAGTGCTGTGGATGCTACAAAATAATGTCTTTCTGACTGGTGACTCTCCCTTATATCTTCACACGACTTTCTCTTGTTTACCACTTGTTTCAACCACTGGTAAGTGTAGGGTATCTGAAGCCTTTGGTATGctataaatttaattaactcTACAACAATATGCCCACACGATATATAAGTTAGTTGGTCACCTATGTTTAAGTTTACTTTGATAGATTTGGTGGCATTTAGGGCACTCATTATTTATTGGTAATAGAATATTGTAGGCAGGTACAACCTGTTATACGTGTTATGATAAAACGTTAGAAACAATTTAAATTACAATGTAGTCAcacttaatttataattattttaataatatgtatgtaaaatatcaCAGATTTCACAATGGGACTTGGGTGTAaatcacagatcactatatatgTAACTTGTAgtgtaaaaatgtaaaactgtaaataatgtttaaattttaaCGGTTTTATGCACAGAGTATgtacaaagagtatgtaatcactacgttatttGTGCTAGTAaagctgcgtacagaccggcccAACGAACGCCCTACGATGGATATTTATCGTTCGCTAGCGTTGGCTTCCGCACGCTCGTTGGAGTTCGTTAATACATCCAAATACATTTATTGCTCGAACGAACGTTTTTTGGTACTTGATTCCGgttcttttctctttcattcgcaatttaatcatggacgacgacgacatcattataattgctagttttatataccaaaacgagttagcaagaacaagaaaaaataaacgtaaGCGAAGATGGTGGACAACCACATATTATAAGAATAGGACTGTGTATAGTGGAAGTAaagctgcgtacagaccggcccAACGAACGCCCTACGATGGATATTTATCGTTCGCTAGCGTTGGCTTCCGCACGCTCGTTGGAGTTCGTTAATACATCCAAATACATTTATTGCTCGAACGAACGTTTTTTGGTACTTGATTCCGgttcttttctctttcattcgcaatttaatcatggacgacgacgacatcattataattgctagttttatataccaaaacgagttagcaagaacaagaaaaaataaacgtaaGCGAAGATGGTGGACAACCACATATTATAAGAATAGGACTGTGTATAGTGGAAGTAAAATGAGCGTTCGTTCGTTGGGCTTCGGCGACCGTCCAAACAGAGTTCGATCAAATAGCTCGATTTCTTTGATGTTACCGCCACGCTTTGGATCGCCGGCACACGCCAACGAGCGATCGTTGGCATTCGCTAAGCCGTCCAGATTGCAGCAACGAAGGTCAACGAAACCCGTTCGTTGGCGTTCGTttggccggtctgtacgcagcttATAATGAGCGTTCGTTCGTTGGGCTTCGGCGACCGTCCAAACAGAGTTCGATCAAATAGCTCGATTTCTTTGATGTTACCGCCACGCTTTGGATCGCCGGCACACGCCAACGAGCGATCGTTGGCATTCGCTAAGCCGTCCAGATTGCAGCAACGAAGGTCAACGAAACCCGTTCGTTGGCGTTCGTttggccggtctgtacgcagcttATAAACCGTGataagtatagtttttttttaatatatatatatatatatatatatatatatatacaactGGTTTTacagctctgggttctagctcttTTAAGCCTGGTAGTTTAAAATTATAGTGTCATGAATTCAATGCTGCAGTATATTTCTTGGCTAGTCGCACTATATCCATTCCATTCAAATCAGttattttcaaatatcttgcacACCAGAAATAAAAGCATATAACTGTTGGAATAATTTTTCATCAGCTAATTTTGAAGAGTATCAGGAATGTGGTGTTAATCACAGACATCGATCACAGATCACTAATACTGCTATACTATACATACCGTCTATAGTCCAAAGACCTTACTATAgtcatagtatttttttattcttctctttagtaggtacgtaggtactacCTAATTTTGACAATCTGGAGATGCAACACAGTTTGTAACAGTCTGTAGCTAACGCAGTTGTTACCATTCATTAGCGGGCAGACCCGTtgtgcccgcgaaattcaaattttacttggtttttcgcaatttgtaaactaatacgacaaagtaggctatGGAACTTTAATTATTGCCAGTTGGAATCAGAAGCCGAAATTGCCTGATATCTTGCTTGCAAAATCAGATCGCTCAGTAGGCAGAATTGTTGTCGTTTCTCTTATTTTTCTGGTCGGTGATTCTGAGTTATAATTTTATGTGTCACTCGAAATTAAATAACAAATGAGAAAAAACAGGCATGGATTGAGAAaacgataaataaaaagaaaatatttttcagagtGTGTGAAGGTGTGAACCAGTGGAACACTCTGAATCATCTGTAAGTGTAAACCGACAAATAAAACTGGCtaaaaacaatttcaaaaaGATAATATTCCAATTTCAAAAATGTACAAGTACAACGGTTTGAAAATTAATACAATCTGTCATGAAAAATATCAATTTCTGATTATACTGTTAATTTTAATGTGCAATTTTTTCATTATGTACAAATTACGAAAAATTGTAGCAaaatcaaatttaaaatatgGCACTTTGATATTATCACATCGTAAATATGCAAAAGAAGTACGATTTGGACCGGATGTTCGATCAATGATGTTACAAGGAGTAGATATTTTAGCAGATGCTGTAGCTGTTACAATGGGACCTAAAGGGCGGAACGTAATTTTAGAACAGACGTTCGGTCCTCCAAAAATCACTAAAGATGGAGTAACCGTTGCAAAGGGAATAGAATTAAaagataagtttaaaaatattggcGCAAAACTTGTTCAAAATGTAGCAAATAAAACCAACGAAGAAGCTGGGGATGGAACTACAACAGCTACAATACTAGCCAGAGCGATTGCAAGAGAAGGTTTTGACAGCATTACAAAGGGAGCTAACCCCATTGAAATCCGAAAAGGAATCATGTTAGCTGTAGCAACAGTTACAGAAGAACTAAAGAAAATATCAAAACCTGTTAAAACATCTGAGGAAATAGAACAGGTTGCCACGATATCTGCCAATGGTGACAATAGCATAGGAAAACTTATAGCAAGTGCTATGAACAGAGTTGGTAAAGATGGTGTTGTAACTGTTAAAGACGGTAAAACATTGGATGATGAATTAGAAATAATTGATGGAATGAAGGTCGAACAAGGTTATGTATCCCCCTACTTTATTAACTCTACCAAAGGTCCACGGGTTGAATATAATGATGCATTGATTCTTTTTTCTGATAAAAAGATATTTAATGCTAATCAGATTGTGCCTGCTTTAGAAATTGCCAATAATCAAAAAAAACCTTTAATAATAATCGCTGAAGATTACGAAGGTGAACCAATATCAGTTTTGGTAGTAAATAAGCTAAAAATTGGATTACAAGTTGCTGCTATTAAGGCACCAGGATTTGGAGAATATAGAAAAAATACGTTGATTGATTTAGCTATTGCAACTGGCGGTGTTATCTTTGAAGACAATGAAAATTTAATACGCTTAGAGGATTGTCAACTTGAGAGTCTGGGAAAAGTTGGTGAGGTTATAATTACAAAAGATTCAACTCTATTATTGAAAGGACAAGGGGATAAAGCAGAAATAGAACAACGTATTGAACAAATAAGAGCAGAATTTGAAGAAGAAAAAAGTGAATTTGAGAGAAACAGATTATTGGATCGTATTTCTAGACTTAAATGTGGAGTGGCGGTATTACGAATTGGAGGTTGCAGTGAAGTtgaagtaaatgaaaaaaaagaccGTGTTAATGATGCTCTTAATGCCACACGAGCAGCAGTCTCAGAAGGAATTGTGCCTGGTGGTGGCGCCGCTCTTGTACGATGTATACCTGTACTAGAAAGTCTTAAACCATGTAATTCTGATCAAGCAATTggaattaatataattaaaaaagccCTTTGCACTCCTTGTTTAACAATAGCTCGTAACGCTGGCTTCGATGGGTCTGTGGTTGtatccaaaattaaaaatttagacaCAAATTATGGATACGATGCTCTTAACAACGAATACGTTAATATGATTGAAAAGGGTATTATAGACCCAACGAAAGTAGTTCGAAGAGCACTAACTGATGCTAGTGGAGTTGCGTCACTATTAACTACAGCAGAAGCTGTTATTTGTGAAGTAGCAAGCGAAAGTGTGAATTCTCCGACTTTAGGACCGAATACCCCAGGTGttactatttattaatatttcttgtgtgaataaattatttaaaataactgCAATAAGTTCTTCATAGTTATTAAATTGATGTgaataatataactaagtagTTATATCAGCAAgagatttttcataattttatgagCTGCTGTTATTTTGTACACGACTGACTAAGTAATTTGTGCAGATCTGAGATCACGTGCcagcaaagagtatgtaatcactacttTATATGCCAGAAGCACCTGCTGCTCCTACAGGCATAACGTTTTGGAGTTTGAGTTAGCGGAGGTGTGTGGGGTGTAGGAAGGGTGTAATGACGTGATGTGAGTGTGAGCTACTTGCATGGGACCACCACTCGTCGCATGTCATCGGGAGAGTCAAAAAGACTACAATCCAGAGCCGCAAAGCGAGTTAAAAAAGGAGACAGAAATTGACATTGACCGACTGACTGACAAATGACAGACAAATGTgacaaattaaataattaaataaaaggcGCCAAATGTATTATTTGGTTAAGTATTtaccaaaaaattaaacaatactGTTAAATATTATCATTCAAGTAAAGTAAATGTTGACTTTAACATGTtcagttataattattaattaaaaggGTAAAAGTATGAACAAGAACTTCTTTGATATTCCTTCGTTTGGTAAATTCAACTAAAACTTTTTACCATGTCTGCAAATTATGAGATTTTGATGCTTTCATCGCAATCACAAGCTCGTGAGAGTTTTGAAGATGTTCAAGAAGAAACAGAAGAAGGCCAAGGCTCTAAAAACCTCAATAGTAGCGATGATGAAGCGGGGCTGGTTTCATGTAAAAGAAAACGAACTATGAATTTTTCTGACAGTGAAAGCGATTTGGAGAAAGAAATTAATAATGTAGAACATAACATCATATCACCGAGTAAATCTGAAGATATTGTTCAAGACAGAAGCAGGCCACTCAACAGTAAATCTAAGAAATCTAGGATAAAACACATTGATACTTCTGAAAGTGAAAATAGTTCTTTGGAAGATAAAGGCATACAGAAAAAGTCTATCAGAGCTGAAGACAAACTGAAGAAGCTCAAAGACAAGTTCAAAGGTTTGATTTCTCACCATACAAAGGGTTCACAAGAAGTAGATACACATTCCATCGAAAAATTACCCAAGACTGATGAGAATAGTGAAAACTCTGATGAAGAGGTgtcttgcttgaaaataaaacagGTATTTGTTTCTTAACTGTAACTGAGTTGACATTGATAATGCAAAATGCACATGACTTTGTCCATGTAGGCTTAAaagtcctgtgggaactctttgatttcccaagATAAAATATTGCCTATGTCAAcccctaggatgcaagctatccctgtaccaaatttcgttaaaatcagttaaatggatgggccgtgaaaactaagcagacagacagacacttttgcatgtctaatattattatggattattTTACAGTATTTGAATGAtttcagaaaataaaaaagtcaGCCTATTCAATGAATTCCATATGTGACCCAGATACCTCAGATGAGGAAAGCAACCCTAGACCAATGCATAAACAAAGATCCAAACAGCACAAACCTAGAAGTACAAAGCCTACATCACCAAAGCCAATGAGAGTAAGTAGTGTTTAAGAAAAACCAACAAGATATCAGGAGGTGGTACTGatgatattatatgaaaaatatttaggaTATGTTTAAACTTTTGAAGCTCTTCTCTTTCCCAGATGGATGAATGTGATAAGTTTTACTACCACTTACATTTATCTGTATACATCTCACATATTATGAGCAGGTGGTCACTTACAGTTAAGTGACATTGTTCTACCCCTTAATAATTGcttgttgaaatctagtgggaacaccaccAAAGGGAGTTAGTTGGGTTCACATTTTTCATGTGTTTGGAAAAAAGATAGGCACACCATGGCACTGTGGACATCCATAAAAAtccatcaaaatatatttttttttcagtttcatGTCTCACTTATCTCTTTTCCATGTTACCCTTTTTTATTCATTGAGATTTAGGAGGGATCAAATCAgtgtttactttttatttagtgTTACTAGCTAATACCCAGCATGTGTTGTAACGCAACTCGCGCGCCACCGGTTGTATGTTAAACCTcgcaagtcccaacaacaactgtacaaagtttcaacccaatgaacaaaacacaaatgtcttgataacaaacagacaaacttaacattatttatttgtattaaataaGGTAACTTTGAATGGATTAGAAGTCTCATTGCACAATACCTAATCCATAAAATTGATATGggagaaaaattaatatttttaaaacataatattatgaaactcaATTTTTTCACAGATGTCAGCAAAACAAGCAATGGAAAACATGCACAAAATAAAGAGTGAATCCAATCGGATGCTACGAGAGAAACAAGTCTCTTTACCATATCACAGACCAAAGGCTTTGTCACTCAAAGATATCATGAGCAAAAGGAAGCCTGCAgtcacatctgatggaaaggCACTCCCTATTAAAATGAACAATGAACAGCTTAAACAATATGTGTAAGTGTATAATAGTGTGTTAGTGTGTACTTAGCTAAGCAGTATTGCAGTTAAATGATGTATATGTAATTTTTCAAGCAATGACCCAAATATTACACAAATTATAGTACaaattaaaaccaaataatttGTACTACATTATGGCAAATATATTCCGTTTTAATAAATACGTAATAATGAACAGACTGACagccaattttatttttttggtttataAAGATAAGATATTgtagtataatattatcatttcaGATTATTGTTAGAGCAAAGACAAAAAGAAGTGATAGAGTTATGTAAAAGTGACactgaagaagaagaagaagaagattgtcCAGAAGATGAAGCAAGTGTTAAAAATGACATCTCTACAACCAATGTTGTAAAAGAACCAATTTTAGAACATACAAATGTAGGACACGTTGCTAAAGGGGATGTTAGTATTTCCAATGAAATAAGCTGTATTGAAACTGATGTCCAAGAAAATATTAAGACTGTAAATATTGATGTTGAAAAACAAGCTTCCAAAGAGACAGAATCTTCAAATATGGATGTTGTTGAAGAATATACCGAAACTGACATTAAGGATAGTTCAAGAAGTGAGAAAGAACCGAGAAGTAGCATAATAGAGGCAGAAACTATAAATGAGCCTCCAAATatggatatagataaaaaatataatgagaCTGAAGTTAAGAATACTTCAGGAAGTGAGAAGGAACAAGGAAGTGTCATAATTGAGACAGAAACTGTAAATGAGCCTCcaaatatggatatggatgaacATACTGAGACTGAAGTTAGGAATAGTGCTGGAAGTGAGATAGAACAGGAAAGTGTCATGGAAACAAAAACTGTAAATGAACCTCCCAATGTGGATGTTGTTAAAGAACTTACCGAAACTGACGTTAAGAATAGTTCAATAAGTGAGAAAGACCTGCAAAGTGCTATTACACCACTAGAATTATCTGAGAATCAACCAGTTAAGGTACCTGGACGAAATACAGAACAAGACAGCCAAAATATGGAATTGCATTATGATTCCGAAAAAGCAGGATTAATTCAAGAGAGTGAACAAACTAAAGACTATATTTCAGAAGTTCCTTCCACTAGAAAAGAGAAAGAACGAATTGAATCTCCGCAAAATGACAATGATGAATTTTTAGACAGTGATTTTAATTATGATGAAATCGATAAACTGATTGAAAATGCGAAAATTCCAAATGGTATGGTAATTAATAGCCTAGTAGTATAAAATCATCACTAAAGCTCGTAATATACTCTACACATACTCTATACATATACTCGTAATATATCAAACATCATATTTTCAGATGGTGTACAAAAATTATCTGCCCCAAAACTGATGGGAGCTCCTGGTATGGTTATTGATTTAGACTCTACTGATCCACTGGCCCCAAAACAGCTAACTGGTGTAGACCTCTTAAAAGAGAGATATACATATTTTGCCAAACTAAAGTCATTAGAAGACATGGAAAAGGACAGAGAGAAAAAGTAAGTGGTTTAATAATGCTCAAAGCCTAAACTAAATCGATAGGTTTAACAGTAGTGCCATCCTTTGTACACCTTTGTTACAAAAAGACAACACTTTGTTTCCAACTATCAGCACTAATATCACATTAAATTTACTATCaccatgataataataattgttgtgtTTTTTTCCTATAAAGATTCAAACCAGGCGTTCAGCATCTCAAACTGAAACAAGAATTAGAGGAACAAATAGCGGAACAGCGATCAATGGAATGGGAAAAACGTCTTGAAGAAGAGAAACGTCTTAAATCTGAAATTAATGACCATGTATCAGATGACGATATAGAAAAGCTTGAAGCTAAGTTAGAAGAGAACAACGAAAAAGTGGATGGTGAGGAAGTTGATAATGAAATGTTTGAAGGCGAAGAAGAGCCCATAGAAGATGATATAATATTGGAAGATAAACCAAAAAAACGAAACCCGATGGTTGATGATGAAGCCGAGGAATCCGAATGTGATGATGAAATTCCTGGTGACGATAATGAACAAGATGTTGAAATGAACAACGGTGAAGCAGATGATGGTGATGAAGCGGATTTAGAAGATGGTGACGACGATGATGAAACTAGTGACAGTTCTTCGGAATCTGAAGAGGAATGTGAAAGTAAACCTAGAAAAGGCAGAATATTGAAGGCCTTTGAAGACTCCGATGACGAATCTGCTGTTGTTGATAatcaacttaaaaataaagaagtaaGCTGTGAAATGACGGAAAATGTAGTTAATGAAGTCGCTTCTAAGAAAATCCAGGACACTGAAACTATTAAAGATAGTCAAGGTAATAACAACACaacatacaataattattttattgacatCTTCAGAATtcagtaattttatatttaaaaatatcaatttttttttattttttttcttctttaaatctggctttactctgattagccaatgtcaagtttgtgatattttcaagttattgaatttatacaagtatggactccgtctgcgccggcgcccgccgacatacgcgcccctttagagcgcttcccagtcagttccaccaccaaaaaacaccaactaacacaaaaaccagccactcttaacaaaaaaaaacactccaaacaagcacagcacgcgcgccagcaaacgccatcacagacgaagtccatcaaTCTTTTAACTAATACAAATTAATGTTATGTATTGTGTTCGTCGTTCTATTTTATCTGTGCATTCGTGTATGTTtgatccgattgagttgaaactttgtaaagTTTTTATTGACAAATGTGTTAAGATTTCTGACTTAGAACTATCTCGTGCAATATATGGCGCGTGAGTCACAAATGCTCTCTGACTTAGACCCATCTCGTGTCTCGTATGGCGCGTGAGTCGCAAATCGCAATGCAACGCATATAGTGTCTtgtactaaataaaattaaagatgcCAAAATGTAAAGATCTTGACATTAATTTTCTTTCAGACGATGAACTGCAGTTAGCTCAAGGAAACAAATCTTCCGAAGATTTGTTCAGCACCCAAGAATCTGACAAACCAAATCTAGTGGTAGCTGCTTTAACTAAAACTAGTGAAGATAATGCAAGCACTGACTTGGGCACTCAGACCTTTTCAATTTTGGATTCATTGGGAGCTAATCAAACATTGGATCTTAACTCACAGAATAAAACAGCTGTTTGTAGAACACAGACCATAGGCGATGTAAGTGTTATGAGTAGAATTATCATTAGGTTTTTGGATTCCTTTGTTTCATTGTCTCAACTAAAATTGGTATTTATCTAAAAGTGACTACCTATctattcttcttcttatttatttaattatgatAAAAGTACTCTTTTTAGGACTTGAACTTATTAGTCAAAATGTGTCCCGGTATATCTGACAATCTTATGACAACTCAAAACGCACCGCCACAATTTTCACAAACCCAGGAAATCGGAGATGACGTTGTAGCATTATGCACTGGAAAATTTTACGATAACCCATTCTTATCGCTAGATAAACCAACAACGTTTAGTTCTCCAGTAAAACTTCTAGAAACTTCCCAATCACAAGAATTTGGTGACGATGTTGCAGCACTTTGTACAGGAAAATTCTATGATAATCCTTTCGTATCACAATATGGTGATCATAGTGATATCAACAAATCGGAAACTTTAAAGACAACTCAAAAACTAAAAGAAGATAAAGATTTAGTAAATCCAAACAATGAAAaagaacaaaaattaaattgtaaaaatgttgagaaaactattttaaattcaatactTGAAGAGCTAGATGGACCAGATTTTGAAGAAcctaaaaataagtattttgcAAGTGATACTCCATCAGATAAAATTGATGTAGGTTACAGTCAGGTAAAGAAGAAATTGGTGATTGATTCCGATGATGAAACGAATGATGGTGCTTCTCAGAAGAAAAATAAGAAGCAAAAGAAAAGGAAAGCGGAAGAGAGGGCATTGCAGATATCAGGTATATATAACAGAATCAAGTACAAAAACATCGGTAACTGTGTTCAACACTGAGTGATAGCCAccagctcatttgacattggttgctctacattgctgcttcactgagtgattttaaaataatttatcatagaaaaccttcaatgggtTAAAAATGGATATCATTGAGTGTACAACACAGCTGATCAGATAGATAGATTCAAATTTCTCAATTCTGTTCATTTTCATTTCGATACGATTTTTGTATTTAAGAtgatgaagaagaagaaatacTAGATGAAGAACAGAGTGATATTGAGTCTGATATCAATGAAGAGGAAGAAAGGATTGTAGAATATGATTCAGAGGAAAATGAGGTAAGTTTTATGTTTCTAGTGAAAAATTCTCCTTGAGTATGACTTGAAATGCCTCCAGGCAGCGGCCCGCGACATTtcgttagttttttttttataaaaaatag encodes the following:
- the LOC123874976 gene encoding 63 kDa chaperonin, mitochondrial-like codes for the protein MYKYNGLKINTICHEKYQFLIILLILMCNFFIMYKLRKIVAKSNLKYGTLILSHRKYAKEVRFGPDVRSMMLQGVDILADAVAVTMGPKGRNVILEQTFGPPKITKDGVTVAKGIELKDKFKNIGAKLVQNVANKTNEEAGDGTTTATILARAIAREGFDSITKGANPIEIRKGIMLAVATVTEELKKISKPVKTSEEIEQVATISANGDNSIGKLIASAMNRVGKDGVVTVKDGKTLDDELEIIDGMKVEQGYVSPYFINSTKGPRVEYNDALILFSDKKIFNANQIVPALEIANNQKKPLIIIAEDYEGEPISVLVVNKLKIGLQVAAIKAPGFGEYRKNTLIDLAIATGGVIFEDNENLIRLEDCQLESLGKVGEVIITKDSTLLLKGQGDKAEIEQRIEQIRAEFEEEKSEFERNRLLDRISRLKCGVAVLRIGGCSEVEVNEKKDRVNDALNATRAAVSEGIVPGGGAALVRCIPVLESLKPCNSDQAIGINIIKKALCTPCLTIARNAGFDGSVVVSKIKNLDTNYGYDALNNEYVNMIEKGIIDPTKVVRRALTDASGVASLLTTAEAVICEVASESVNSPTLGPNTPGVTIY
- the LOC123874983 gene encoding claspin-like: MSANYEILMLSSQSQARESFEDVQEETEEGQGSKNLNSSDDEAGLVSCKRKRTMNFSDSESDLEKEINNVEHNIISPSKSEDIVQDRSRPLNSKSKKSRIKHIDTSESENSSLEDKGIQKKSIRAEDKLKKLKDKFKGLISHHTKGSQEVDTHSIEKLPKTDENSENSDEEVSCLKIKQKIKKSAYSMNSICDPDTSDEESNPRPMHKQRSKQHKPRSTKPTSPKPMRMSAKQAMENMHKIKSESNRMLREKQVSLPYHRPKALSLKDIMSKRKPAVTSDGKALPIKMNNEQLKQYVLLLEQRQKEVIELCKSDTEEEEEEDCPEDEASVKNDISTTNVVKEPILEHTNVGHVAKGDVSISNEISCIETDVQENIKTVNIDVEKQASKETESSNMDVVEEYTETDIKDSSRSEKEPRSSIIEAETINEPPNMDIDKKYNETEVKNTSGSEKEQGSVIIETETVNEPPNMDMDEHTETEVRNSAGSEIEQESVMETKTVNEPPNVDVVKELTETDVKNSSISEKDLQSAITPLELSENQPVKVPGRNTEQDSQNMELHYDSEKAGLIQESEQTKDYISEVPSTRKEKERIESPQNDNDEFLDSDFNYDEIDKLIENAKIPNDGVQKLSAPKLMGAPGMVIDLDSTDPLAPKQLTGVDLLKERYTYFAKLKSLEDMEKDREKKFKPGVQHLKLKQELEEQIAEQRSMEWEKRLEEEKRLKSEINDHVSDDDIEKLEAKLEENNEKVDGEEVDNEMFEGEEEPIEDDIILEDKPKKRNPMVDDEAEESECDDEIPGDDNEQDVEMNNGEADDGDEADLEDGDDDDETSDSSSESEEECESKPRKGRILKAFEDSDDESAVVDNQLKNKEVSCEMTENVVNEVASKKIQDTETIKDSQDDELQLAQGNKSSEDLFSTQESDKPNLVVAALTKTSEDNASTDLGTQTFSILDSLGANQTLDLNSQNKTAVCRTQTIGDDLNLLVKMCPGISDNLMTTQNAPPQFSQTQEIGDDVVALCTGKFYDNPFLSLDKPTTFSSPVKLLETSQSQEFGDDVAALCTGKFYDNPFVSQYGDHSDINKSETLKTTQKLKEDKDLVNPNNEKEQKLNCKNVEKTILNSILEELDGPDFEEPKNKYFASDTPSDKIDVGYSQVKKKLVIDSDDETNDGASQKKNKKQKKRKAEERALQISDDEEEEILDEEQSDIESDINEEEERIVEYDSEENEVEVQQKTLKKKRVGAFFENEAELTSEDEWVGSGDEDERGLDRMEREEGDDETFHQGKLQRELGQIHMREVLDQDKREVRMIQELLFEDGDLGDGHRQRKFRWRNADGEEETGTNPDEFLDTQEEEFESEEQWRKQRHEREMFLKKLQDKDEEILDININSTAIVKANLCSRSMSMLLSKSKGDTTEKDGIVVAEKKPAKDIPSPKKAFTIFQQNYHGSLLTRGRGALARLAALATPLATDNDDAPKVVTSINRRNFVFTALSQEEKPKITKRKADTNANTPKQVKKMKTEEPNDKLFPYAEENVKQFLESQWESADVKEVVTALRKLSLEDQEKSVEGHVAIPGEDASKEDQIEGLVNNVKWQMSADRKAGPLKQLQGLIWKQGYDKGDIKGHVYDDVSAALEQWQSIDGQKVYIYSSGSVQAQKLLFGQSLAGDLLKYIEGHFDTAVGAKQEATSYSAIVEKIGCKADDVLFLTDIVKEAEAARTAGLHVALVSREGNAPLPSEATESFNVIHSLGQLASNKRKKDPQEEQPAKVPKTDTSNNVKTTIETETTKPETPVEKKESETEKMEIEEEPPVKQITDETKKQIDDEKTIQEIPEVVVEEVTDIKDDIPVIDVEPVIIECDESKADKIETEKMETEITEKVEETKLHPETNPDEKIESEKLETEKSQTETSVPEKLESKVISDSDKKTEIPERSTVPKEKLEIKEQATIAEETPQTIITEIEEVTDSENLVEMAEIIEDVEPVVEEPNGAEDLELQNVGDVLEKECDEILSKVQDVTNLDNIPLKSTLKPIAEETMETDNLDSNDIMERILDSEMELEKKQSENALKVTESVEDAQTDNATENADRVAENTDKEAVNTDKVVENTDNKAENTEKVAENTDKLVEKTEKGAENTDKPEEGITDVVEENRKGDNDESSITKINSVSGAKETESKIEEEIPPEVPTKESSPQEEKSKPETVSNTEETKKSEESIETPSEQKPEENTLTTKKENDNVTEAQKPTESATGESQVNGDTTNGQKETVNLNGDVSKDEELSSRLSVENGNGKEINGSNGDSLDAENGTDKKVEADVSDIKVKTVTSDEPHPEPIEQPTEA